A segment of the Arthrobacter sp. U41 genome:
GTCCAGCCGGGAACAGACGCAGCAGATCCGGGAATGGGCCGAGGTGAACGGGTACAGCCCCAGCGCCCGTGGCCGCATTAGCCAGGACATCAAGAAAGCGTACGACGAGGCCCACTAGCGGCCGTCCGGCCTGACTATCCCGTGGCTGAGCTGCGGCCGACTGAGCAGAGGGCTCAGGGCCGCATCGATTCGCCCGAGGTAGGGGAGCGGCGGCCGTGAGCCTCTAAGTCGTCAGGCCGGGAGCATCCGGGCAACCTGGGCAGCGGGTTCGCCCCCTTGGGGTGATGAGTCTTGCCGGCCATTTCGCGGGCGCGTTCAAGAAGAAGCTGTCTGTTACCCTGCAGATTGGCCGCCGTGTGGTGAAATCCTCTGGAAGGCCGGAGCTGCTGGCCGCTGAGGTTGGGGGACCATGCTGCTCACTGCAATGCTCGATGGGAACCGGGTCGAAGCTGCAACGTTTACCTCTGAAGCGTGGGTGGAGCTTCAGAGGTCAGAGGACCGCAAACGGATGGTCATGCCGGTTTGTAACGTGCGTGCCGTCGCCAAGACCCGCGGACCCTTCACCCGCTATTTCGCGCATCACAGGAGGGACGGCTGCAAGGTTGACCATGGCGGGGAATCGCCTCAACATCTGGCCATGAAAGAGGCTTTGAGGCTCTGCATTGATCGGGTACCTGATTGGCACGCGATCGTCGAGCACCCTCACCCGTCCCGGGAATGGATCATCGACGTCTTGGCCGAGTCCGATGACTTCACCAAGCGGGTCGCGTTCGAGGTGCAGTTGTCATCCCAGACGCCGGAGAACTACTTCGCACGGTCCCAGCGCTACTTTGACAGCGGAGCGTTTCCGGTCTGGCTCATCCCACGACAGCTCGAGTATCACGAGACCAAGGTCCCAGTAGTAGTGACGGGCTTTGGCAAGACATCCGAAGTTCCGGATGACCCCGCCGAACTGCTCGCCCTGCCCGCAGACCAAAATTTCCTCCTGACCGGAGACAGTGTCGGTGCCTTCGTTGAGGCCCTACTCCGGAAGGGTCACTCCTGGATACACGGGACCCCGCATGCCCAAGCGGAGGCTCAGAGGGCGGCTGAAGAGGCGGCGGCCGTTGCTGCAGAGGCCGAGCGCATGAAGCAGGAAACAATCAAGCAGCAAATTGAGGCGATGAATGATCTCTCCGCTTCCCCCGAATCGGCATTCGGCCACCATACGGTGCGCACCCGCTTAGATGTTCATGTCTGGGGCAGCCTCACCTGCTGTTGGGAGTGTGAAGAACCGATGCTGGTCTGGGACGCGCGCACGTGGTCTTGGGGCGGCGGGATGCCCAGGCTGCAAGTGAAGTCCGAGGTCGATCAGAAGCGGCTAGAGAACCACCCAGAGGTTCATCGCGCGGTCGATGGCTGGATCCGGGCTGCAAAGCCCGATGTCCCGAAAGCAGTTATCAAAAAGCGGCATACCCTGGCGAGCGGCCGGCTCTACAGCGCCTTCGTCTGTCCATCCTGCGACAGCACAATGGGCCAATTTTTCATTGCGTGCATCCGTCCGGAGAAGTGGTCAGTCCTAGGCAGCCCCGCCGCCGTACCGCCGCCGGTTCCGGTCATCAAAATCCCTGCGGCCACCACTTCTCCTACGCCCTTACGATGCCGCATCCACGAGACTCCAAAAGAAGAATGCGACTGGTGCCAGAAACGGCCGTCGCCGCGATTGGGCCGGCGCTACTGAGGCTCCATTTGCAAAGTCGGGCATAGGTCTCGTCCCAGACAATAGGGATAGGGAACGACGGCCGGACACCCGGGCCGCCCCGCTACCGGCAAACAACGTCTTCCGCGTCAGCACCCATTTTCAACCGCTGGCTACGCAGAAGCGTCGGGGGGAGAGAGGTCCTGGCCGGTCCGAACGGTAGCGGCCAGAAAACTGTAACTCGCGTGAACATCCTTCACTGCAAGATTCCAAAGGGGTCGTTCATATCCGTAAAGTTTTCACCCATGCCCGGGAGTCCGGTACCTTTGCGGGGCTTCCGACATCCCTCGACATCCTGTCACAAAACAAGTTGTGGTCCACCTTTGCATTACTTAGAATAAATAACGGCTTAAGTGACATCTGCTGATTCCAGCCGACTCCGGGATAGTGTCATTTTCAGAAGTCGTCTGCACGGATGTCAGGAGTCGTCTGCACAACGCTGGCCACCTAGAGTTGAGCGTTAGTCAGTGGGACTCTTGCAGGCTCAATGCCTTGTCAAAAAGTCCTAACAACTGCTGGATGTGTCGTGCGACCTCTTCCCGCATCTCTTCATCGATCTGAGAAAAAAGCACCGCGAGATGCATCACGGAGACATCATCTCCAAATATCAACTTCGCATTGAATTCACGGGTGAAGGGGATCGGAGAACGTGCTTCAGACCTGGAGGGACGTAGATGCTCTCGGGAACGCTTACTTTGCAGGCTCGGAGATCACTCAGGCGATATATGACGGGCTCGCCATCATCCACATCGTCTACTAAGCAATCGCTTTCTTCGAAGAAGCCGAACATGCCGTCCTTCGACATGACGAGTCCGAGCCACTGCTGTTGGTCGTCACCGTTGCCGCGGAACATGACGGCTGGCACCATCAGTCGATCTCCAAGGAATGCGAGATCTATTTCGTCGAAATAGCGCAAGGCGCCGTCGATAAGCCTGTTAGGGTCTTGCTCGTCTGGGGAAGAGCCAGCGTAGCCGGCTTGGAAAATAAGGTTTCCTTCGTCTGGGCCAAAAATTTTCGTGCAGAGAAGGAACACATAAGCAGATTTGGCCTCCGCGTCAGTCACTCGTCGAAGGTCGGGTTCGAATTGGGTCACTAGCCAGGTGACCTCGCTTTTCCCGATGACAGGTTCCGGTACCCATTGAGGGCGGTTCTTTCGCCCGATGTAGGCGACCTGACCTATCGAAAAGGCGATTGCGGGTGGTACTCCCACTCTCTCCAAGCGAAACTTCAGATCGTTTGCAGCACCATCCATAAACCCCATGCCCTCATCGTTGTCAAAAGGCCCGCGGGAAACAAGCAGTAGGGCTTCCTTCATGCTTCATGGCCTGTCTCCACCGCTCCGTAGCCAGTGGCTAATAACTCCGGGTGGCCTCTTGGTTCGTGAGACTGTCTCTATATGACCTCCCCAGTATTCATATCCTGCCTTGCCCTTCTCTTCACCATTGGCTCGTTCTACTGGCTTCAGGCCCGGAAGGCCCTATCGGCCAGACTCGTTAGAGACCGCTTCTTGAACGAGAATAGAGGCTGGAGGCAGGAGGGAAACTTCACCATGAATACATCCACACCAGCAGGGACTGGACAGCCCGTACCGGAAGAAATAGCCAGCCAGGACCAAGGATCAGCGGAGCAGGGCCCGCGTTCCAACCGGTCGGCACGCAGGACCTTTACCGCCGAGTTCAAACGCGCGATCGTCCAGGAATACGATGCGGCACCGAACGGTTCCAAGGGCGCAGTGCTACGCCGCGAACGGCTCTACGATTCCCATATCCAGGAATGGCGGGCCGCGTTCGATGCGGGCAGGCTCGCGAAGCCGGCGGCACGCCGGGGCCGGCCGAAGAACACGGACGAGCAGGCCCAGATCGCCCAGCTGACCAAGGACCTGGTCGCGGAGCGGGCCGCACACGAGCGGACCCGCGGGAAGTTGGCTTCCTCGGATGCCGCCCTGGATACCTTGGGAAAAGGAGTCGCGTTCTTGGAAGCTCTCTCATCGAAGAACGCGCAATCACCAGCACCGCACACCAGTCGTGGCAATCAGCAACCGCAACGGAACTGACCGGGCACCTCGGGGTGGTGAGGGCCTGCAGGCTGGTGGGCCGCTCCCGGGCCACCCATCACCGGCAGGCCGCGCCCAAGCCCCGGATGCACGGGCCCTGGCCCAAGGCCCAGCACCCGGCGGAGCTCTCGCCGGCCGAGCGTGCCGAGATCCTGTCGGTGCTCAACCGCCAAGACTACGCGAACCTTTCACCGACCCAGGTCTATGTCCGTGAGCTGGACGAGGGGCGGTACTGGTGTTCGCAGCGCACCATGTATCGCGTGCTGGCGGACGCGAAGATGGGCGGGGAACGCCGACGGCAAGCCACTCATCCGACCAAGGTGATTCCGGAGCTCATGGCCACAAAACCGTGCGAAGTGTGGTCCTGGGATATAACGAAGATGCGTGGCCCGGCGAAGGGAATCTGGTATCACGCCTACGTGGTGCTGGATATTTTTTCCCGTTACGTGGTGGGCTGGCGCATCGAGCGTATCGAGGACGGCCAGCTGGCCGCGGACCTCGTGCAGGAGATTGTCGCCGAGACCGGTGGTAACCCTCCGGGGTACCTGCACGCCGATGGTGGGGCGGCGATGACGTCCAAAGCCCTTGCCTCGATGCTGGTGGACATGGATATCACCAGGTCGCATTCCCGAGCCCATACATCGAATGACAATCCGTTCAGCGAGGCCCAATTCAAGACCATGAAATACACCTCTGACTACCCGGAACGGTTCGACTCCGTGAACGAGGCCAGGACCTGGATGGAAGGATTCACCGCCTACTACAACCACGAGCACAGGCATTCCGGGATCGGCTATCACACCCCGGCCAGCGTGCACTACGGCACAGCCGAGGACGTGCGTGAACAACGCCAGCACACCCTGGACCGGGCGTACGGCGCGCATCCCGAGCGGTTTGTCCGCCGTCCTGCCGCACCTCCGCTGCCGCTGAAGGCGGCGATCAACGACCCGGCAAAAAGAGCCGCGCCCTCGGTGCATTTACAACAACCACTACGTCTCATTTGATTTGACAAATTCCGAGGGCCGGCTGAAGCTCTTTCCCGTGGTCACCTTCAGTGGGTACTGGAACAAGTCGAGGTTGGTACTCAGGCTGCCCGTGATCCTGTTCAACTCCGGTGCGCGCCCGCGTGTGATCACTGCGCTGCGGCTGGTAACAACAGACGACAAGGGTAAAAGGATTGTGCTGGAGTGCCACTCATTCAGGAAGACCATAGACCCGACGTCAGAAGACATGGAGGACATGGCACACGCCTATGCAATACCCGCCCGACAAGTCGTGACTAAGCATGCCCACTTCGCAGTAGACAGCTTGCCGGTGTTCAATCAAGCCGAGCCCGCCTCGTTCCAAGTGCAGGCATTGGTAGACGACAGCACTAATTGGCGCAAGGTGGGAGACGTGATGGTGCACGTAGAAATCATCTACACGTCCAGCTACATCACGTACAGCAACAACCCTGGCGTCTGGCCAGCCAACCTCCAAGATGACGCCGCCGGCTATCGCGCTCTGCTCTATGGTGCGGAGGCAATGCCTCTGGACGCCCATGGAAACTCGGTTCACTAGTGACGGGTGGGGTGTCCCCCCATTCCTGTGGGTGGCCTGCCCGAGCCACTGTCAGTCTTCTAAGCCGTTGCCCGGAGCGTTCGAAGTCGTCTGCACGAGCGGAGAAGGCGGAATGTTTTCCGAACTCTCAATAACGAGGGATTTCGAGGACGGTTGAATTGGGAATCTAGCCTGGTGCGTGGATTCGATCGCTGTTTGGTGCCCTCCTTTCTCTGTGGCGCACACCCGCCCATTGCTCATTGCAGGCGACGTGTTTCCTAGTTCGACTCGGGTCACGTCGGATCAGAGACTAACGTCAGGGTTCACGTGTCCCAGGCAAACAGGCGCAAATCGGGAGCACCAGATTGTCCATTCGTTGTTCTTGTCTCCGCTCTATAACCTTTGCTGTGAAGGCCCGCCGTTTCCCCCATTCGGCGGGCGTTCTCCATAGCCGACGCGCCCAAGGAAGAGCGGAAGTTGCTGCCGCTCGGATGGGCCGTCAGGACTTTCCTTCCGGTGTGGGGCCGGCGTCCCGGCGAAGCCAATTCATGGCTTTCCTCGACGAGGTGAAGTAGCTGACCGGGCAGGGCAGCGGACTTACACGGAGAACGAAGAGCGCAATGGTGTAGTCCACGGGAGAGGAACCTAACAGCGCAATCCGCGAAACGCTTCCCTGTGACGGAAAGACTTTTCGGGCTGCCCGGGTGAAATTCACCCCTCTTAGGAGTATGAGCATCGGCAAGCTGGTTCCCTGGCCGAGCGCGTCTATGGCGGCGACTGCACATTGAGCATCCTCAACCCCAATGGTTTGGCCCTCTCGCCAGGACAGCCGCAAGATTCCGTCGGCCAGTTCAAGAGTGCCTTTATCAGTGATTTCGATACTGCGCATGGGGTCCTTGCCGCGTGATTTTTCGATTCCCCCAGGTCAAGACCCTATTCCATGGCGCGCCTCGGGCAGTGACCACTCGCGGGGCTGGCACTTTTGTTCTTGAGTTTGGTGGTGCTCCTCGTGGATGCCCACTCAAGAAGCTCAGAAATTGTGTGCATCCTTGGACAATTCATACCCAATCTTGAGGAGCGGAAGTCATCATTGACCAACCCCTGAAGCCGACGGGTAGTGCTGGGCATTGTGCGGTAGCTTCTGTAGCAGAGCGGAAGTGGCCCACACGCCCAGGTCGTGCCCTGCTGGGTGCAGTGCGCGCTGCGAGATCAGCGGCGCGCTTGTCTGCCGCTCTTACGCTGAACCGATTAGTCGGCGCACCGAGAGGCGGGGCTGACTCCTGAAATTCCTGAGACCAGGAGTCAGCCCCTTGGCGGAGCCCCGATGAAGGCTAGAAGGACCCTCCCCAGCGAGGTAGAACACCGCCACCCACACATAATCCGCTACCTGCCCGCTCCAGACAAGGGTGGCAGTGAGCCCTTCGCCAATGCCTTTTGAAGACACGCAGGCTTATTAGATGCACTAGCGGGGGCGTTCTTACAAAGGAAGGATTTCAAGAACAGGTTGATTCGAGAATGGTGGTGCCTGCCGCGCACTGCTGCACACCGGCGCCGTTCCGTGGGAAACCGCCCTTGCGATGTGTCATTTTCCGAAGTGGTCTGCACGGAATTTCGGAAGTCCTCTGCACGCGTCTCCAGCTGGGGTGATTCTCAACGTAGTCACCGTCCGTGGATCTGTAAATGGGTGCTAGTGCTTTACCCGCAGTATGCGCCGGTGGAGGCGCTGTGCACGAGTTTGGCGTACTTTGCGAGCACGCCCTTGGTGAACTTGGCCGGCAGTGGCTCCCAGCCGATCTTGCGGGACTCGAGCTCAGCTTCGTCCACCAGCAGGTCGAAGGTCCGTGCTGCGATGTCCACACGGATGCGGTCCCCGTCCTTGACGAAGGCGATGGGTCCGCCGTCGACAGCTTCAGGGGCGACGTGGCCGATGCACAGGCCCGTGGTGCCACCCGAGAAGCGCCCGTCCGTGAGAAGAAGGACGTCCTTGCCGAGGCCTGCGCCCTTGATGGCGCCGGTGATGGCGAGCATTTCGCGCATGCCGGGGCCGCCCTTGGGGCCTTCGTAGCGGATGACCACCACGTCGCCCTTGTGGATGGCGCCGTTGTCCAGCGCGTCGAGTGCGCCCTGTTCGCGCTCGAAGACGCGGGCGGTGCCTTCGAAGACGTCGGCGTCGAAGCCTGCGCTCTTGACCACAGCACCTTCGGGCGCCATGGAGCCGTGCAGGATGGTGATGCCGCCGGTTTTGTGGATGGGGTTGTCCATGGCACGGAGGATCTTGCCGTCCAGGTCCGGCGGGTTGATCGCGGCGAGGTTTTCGGCAACGGTCTTGCCGGTGACCGTGAGGCAGTCGCCGTGCAACAGGCCGGCATCGAGCAGTGCGCGCATGATGACCGGCACGCCGCCGATCTTGTCGACGTCGGTCATGACGTAGCGGCCGAACGGCTTCAGGTCGCCCAGGTGCGGGATCCTGTCGCCGATGCGGTTGAAGTCCTCAAGCGTCAGCTCAACCTCAGCTTCGCGGGCGATGGCCAGCAGGTGCAGGACCGCGTTCGTGGAACCGCCGAAGGCCATGGTGACAGCAATGGCGTTCTCGAACGCCTTCTTGGTCATGATGTCGCGGGCGGTGATGCCGAGGCGCAGCAGGTTGACCACGGCTTCGCCGGACTTGCGCGCAAACTGATCACGACGGCGGTCTGCCGAGGGCGGGGCGGCGGAGCCGGGGAGGGACATGCCCAGGGCCTCGCCGACGCAGGCCATGGTGTTCGCGGTGTACATGCCGCCGCACGCGCCTTCGCCGGGGCAGATGGCGCGCTCGATGCGGTCAAGGTCACCCCTGCTCATCTTGCCCGCGGCGCAGGCGCCCACGGCCTCGAAGGCGTCGATGAGGGTGACTTCCTTTTCTGAGCCGTCCTCCAGCTTGACCCAGCCCGGCATGATGGAACCGGCATAGACGAACACGCTGGCCAGGTCCAGGCGGGCGGCTGCCATGAGCATGCCCGGCAGGGACTTATCACAGCCGGCCAGGAGGACCGAGCCGTCGATGCGCTCGGCCTGCATCACGGTTTCCACGGAGTCGGCAATGACTTCGCGGGAGACCAGGGAGAAGTGCATGCCGTCATGGCCCATGGAGATGCCGTCCGAGACGGAGATGGTGCCGAACTGCATCGGGAACCCGCCGGCGGAGAAGACACCTTCCTTGGCGCTCTGGGCGAGACGGTTCAGGGAGAGGTTGCAGGGAGTGATTTCGTTCCAGGAGCTTGCCACGCCGATCTGGGGTTTGGCGAAGTCATCGTCCCCCATACCCACAGCGCGGAGCATGCCACGCGCGGGGGCCGCATGAATGCCGTCGGTAACCACCCGGCTGCGGGGCTTGAGGTCCACTAAATGTGATGGTTGCATATCTTTCCTCCGGTGTTGATTTGAAGCTACGTATCGCTCTGAACGCGTTGGGCAATGGGACGCGTCGAGGTCATGGGCAGTGTTAGGGGTTGCAGCCGTTGCAAAAACGCGGGTCGGCGCGTGGTGGGTCAGTTACGTCGCGGGTAGAGCGGTGCCCGCAGGTGAGGCATCCATGAATCTCGGCGCGGGTCTCGCTCGTTGGCTCGCCGCAGCCCGTGCACGGGAGTCCTGCCACTCGCTCCACTTTCCAGAATCCCGGGGTGTCGCAGGACGGACATCTGGAGCGAAGTTTCTGTGCGAGGTTTTCGGCCGCGAGACGGATGGTTTCCATGCGCGTCGGATTGGCATGGGCGCGCATATCGGTCTCGAGAAAAACCTTGCCGTTGGCCGATCGGGCCAGCGCCCTCGAAAAGGCGAGCTCCAGCTCGGGCCAGGCGGCGATTCCTTTATGCATGCGGGGGTCGTGCTCGCCGTCCGGGCGAACGACCAGGTGGTGTTCGGGGAACTTCGATTCGCGGGCGAACGTTTGGGCCTCCGCCCAGTCCGCGGTCAGCAGGTGGAAGAAGTTCGTCTTGCCTTCGGCTGTTCCAACGACCTCCAGTTCGCGCTCACTGTCGATCCAGATCATGAGTTCGATGTTCCAGGGGAACATCCCCATGGCCGGATCCGGGCCAAACGAGCCCTCGTTGGCGATACCCAGCGGCAAACCCGACAATTCCATGCCCACCTGCGCCTTCTTGCGCGCAGCCTCGAGCTGTGAGCCGGCGCGGGGGACCTCGCGGGTGAAAGTACCGAGCAGATCCGTGTCGTAGCCCGTGACGTGTTCGAGCCGGCAGCCGAGCGCACGCTCGAGCACCGGGACGATCACCCGCTCCTTGCCATGCTGGGTAAGCAGAGAAATCCGTTCACCGGAATAGACGGAAGGCGGGGTTGAATTGCCGGACTCAGTGCTGATCACAACTGACCTTTCACTCCAGGGGGAACGACTGGGAACCGCAGGTTTGCGGGATGAGTGGCACATCCGGTGACGGCTGCTGCTCCTGCAATTCTCCTCACCCCATGCCGACGTTTTCACAGCACACCTGTCATGTGCACGCGATGAGGTGGAAAAGTCCCTGTGGCCGTCCCGCAACCGCAGATGTTACGTACCAGAATACATGAAGTTTGTCTCATGAATCATATAGCGTGTATTAATGGCACTGTCGGCATACCGGTGGCGTCGAACGGATTACAGCCAAACGATGCTAGGTACGGGCCGTTGACCGCGCTCCGGTTTCACAACAGCTGGAAACGAACAAGAGAGTCACCGCATGATCGATCCCATCATCCTTTTCTTCCTGCTTGGCGCCACGGCGGGCCTGCTGCGTTCGGAGTTGCGGCTACCGGCTGCGATCTACGAGTTCGTCAGCATCGTCCTGTTGCTGGCCATCGGCCTCAAGGGCGGTATCGAACTGGCCAGGCAGCCTTTCGGCAGCCTGCTGCCGCAAATGCTGGCCGTGGTGGCGCTGGGCTTTTTCCTTTCACTGGCTGCCTTCCCCGTGCTGCGCTACCTGGGCCGCTTCAAACGCGCGGATGCGGCTTCCCTCGCCGCCCACTACGGCTCGGTGAGCGTAGGCACCTATGCCGTGGTGGTCGCCTATCTCGGCAGCCGCCAGATCGCGTTCGAAGAGCACATGCCCCTGCTTCTGGTGTTGTTGGAAGTGCCGGCCATCATTGTGGGAATTGTCCTCGCGCGGGGCCTCTCACGCGAAACCCGGTGGAGGTCGGTCGCCCACGAGGTTTTCCTGGGCAAAAGCATTGTGCTGCTACTGGGCGGGCTGCTCATCGGCTGGGCAGCCGGGCCGGACGGGCTGTCGTCGATCGAGCCGCTGTTCTTCGATCTCTTCAAGGGGATCCTGGCCCTTTTTCTTCTGGAGATGGGGCTGATCACCGCGACACAGGTAGGAAGCCTGCGCCGGTACGGGCCATTCCTGATGGCCTTTGGAATTGGCATGCCGCTCTTTTCCGCCCTGGTGGGGACCGGGCTAGGGTGGGTCCTGGGCCTCTCCATAGGCGGTACGGCCGTTCTTGCGACACTGGCGGCGAGTGCTTCGTACATCGCGGTTCCGGCGGCCATGCGCATCTCCGTACCCGAGGCCAATCCCACCCTGTCGCTGGCAGCCTCGCTGGGGATCACATTCCCGTTCAATGTACTGTTTGGTATCCCGATCTACCATGCACTGGCCGTGTGGGCACATACTTTCGCGAAAGGATGAGACCGATGCAAAGGCATACACGCAAGCTATTGACCGTCGTCACCGAAGCAGCACTTGAGGCCACTCTCACCCGTGAGATCGACCGGCTCAATGCTCACGGATACACCATCACCGACGCCCGCGGCAAAGGCCACCGGGGCGTCCGCAGTGCCGGCTGGGAGGCGAACAGCAACATCCGCATTGAGGTGGTGTGCGACGAAGAGACGGCCAGCGCAATTTCCGCCTACCTTCAGGAGCACTATTACGAGGACTACGCCATGATTCTGTTCGTGAGTGACGTCGACGTTTTGCGCCCGGAGAAATTCTAGACCCTGATCGGGCGGCGCTCGCTCCGGACCGATGCAAAGGAGTCAATGGATGCCCGAGTGCCGTGGCTTCAGCTCCGGGGACGCACCACCAGGACGGGGCAGGCCGCATGCCGGACGCACTGGTCACCTACGGAGCCGAGCAGCATCCCGGCGAGACCGCCGCGACCGCGCGATCCGACAACCAGCATGCGGGCGTTTCGTGAGATTTCAATGAGGCTCTTGGCTGCGCTGGAGTGAACGGCTCTGTAGCTAATGGGGACCATGGGGTGTTTGTCGACGATCATGCGTACATCCTCCACGAGCCCCTCATCTACGGCCGCGGCGTACTCATCAAACGACGACACGTACCCGAACTCCCAATCGGGCGGCCGCGGGGCAGTGGAGAGAGACCAGGCCCGCACGATGACGATGACGACAGCGACCTGCAGCTCGTCCGCGAGCCCAAGAGCCGTGGCCAATGCATAATCTGCACCGTCAGATCCATCGTGCCCTACCACGATGCTGTTGCCCGGTGCCGGATTCAGTCCATCAACCGACTTTTCATGGCTCACTGATGGTTCTCCATGCTGTTGGAGGTCGCAACAACGCCGGCTGCCGACAGGCGATGGCCCCGCGGCCGAGGGCCAGGCGATTCACTGCTGAGGCAATGCGACGGGTCCGCCCGAATGCAGAGCCGCCGCCCCGGTAGGTCATCAAGACAGTTTCAAATGTGACTCCGGTGTGGTCCAAGGCCTGGGCCCGAGGCGCTCCAATCGGAGCATCTCCTGTTGCCTGCGTGCGGTGACGGACCGGACCAGGGCGGCGTCGGTCGTGAAGCCCAAACGGGGCCGGGCGAGAGCGATCAGCAGGCGGGCACCGGCGCTGCGCGCCTGTGCGGCCGCCGCGGTCAGAATGTCTGCGGCGTCGGACTCGGCCACGACGACGAGGAGATGCACCGGCCCTGCGGAATCCGCAGTGGTGGCGGGAACACCGGCTGGAGGTGGCGGTCTGACATGTGCCTCTCGATTATTCAAGAGCGAGCTCCTTCCAGACCGACTCAGCTCAGCCGTGCCGAAGACACTCCGGCCGGCCATCCCGCCACCTGATGCAGGTAGCGTATGATTCAACTACTGAACTCAGATTAGCGAACTGTAGTTCATGTGTCTAGGGTTGGGAGGTGGATTCCGGGACGAGGACCGCGAGGAGTTCGTCCAGTTCGTGGCCGGCATCGACGGGATGGCGGAAAGGACGACCGGTGGCGACGGTGTAGCTATTGCGCCGTCCGGCACGGGTTCTGGTGATATAGCCGGCCTCCACAAGGTCAGCAGTTATCTTTTGCGCAGCACGCTCCGTAACGCCCACCCGGGTGGCGACGTCGCGCATCCGGATCTGCGGATCGCGGGCGATAGTGAGCAGGACGTGGGCATGGTTGGTGAGGAACGTCCACTGCGTCTCGGCGGCGGCCCCGGCGGGTGTCCCTGAGTCAAAATCCTTGGTTGCCATTTCAAGGACAATAGTCCATCGGACCCGCAGGCGCCCGGTCGGCGGCCGGGAGCGCAGGGAAAGCAATCAGCCAGTTTCAGTTGATGACAAGAAAGGCCACCAATGCTCGAAGTCAGTGTACTTCGCTGGACTATCACCATCGGACTTATTCTCGGGCTGCTCGCCCTGGATCTTGGACTGGCTGCCGCACGGCCGCACGTCGTGAAGTTCCGCGAGGCCGCAATTTCATCGATTCTCTATATTGCCGTGGCCATTGCCTTCGGACTGGTCTTCGCAATGCAGGTGGGCTGGGACTACGGCGCGGAATACTTCGCCGGTTATATCGTCGAGAAAAGCCTGTCCATCGATAACCTCTTCGTCTTCGTGATCATCATGTCGACCTTCGCCGTCCCAGAGAAGTACCAGCAGAAAGTCCTGATTTTCGGCATAGCACTGGCCCTGGTCTGCGGGCGGTCTTCATCGCACTGGGTGCAGCACTGCTCCAGCTGTTTTCCTTCATGTTCCTGATCTTCGGCCTGATCCTGATTGTGACGGCTGTGCAGCTTTACCGGCACCGCAACGCCGACCCGGATGTCCATGACAACGTGCTGGTCCGGGTAGCCCGCCGCGCGCTGACCGTCACAAAGGACTACGAGGGCGGCCGGATGTTCACGCGCAGCGCCGGACGCCGGGCAGTGACGCCCCTGTTCATTGTGCTGCTCGCAATTGGCAGCACCGACCTGCTGTTCGCACTCGACTCAATCCCGGCCATTTTCGGCATCACCGCCGAACCCTATATTGTCTTCACCGCCAACGCCTTCGCCCTGCTAGGGCTGCGGGCCCTGTTCTTCCTCGTCAAGGGGCTTCTGGACCGCCTGGTCTACCTCTCCACAGGTCTGGCGCTCATCCTGGCATTCATCGGCGTGAAACTGGTCCTGCACTGGGGGCACGGCATCGAAGGCCGAGTGCCCGAGATCAGCACCAACACCAGCCTCATCGTCATCGCAGCCGTCCTGACAGTGACCACAATAGCAAGCCTG
Coding sequences within it:
- a CDS encoding P-II family nitrogen regulator; this translates as MQRHTRKLLTVVTEAALEATLTREIDRLNAHGYTITDARGKGHRGVRSAGWEANSNIRIEVVCDEETASAISAYLQEHYYEDYAMILFVSDVDVLRPEKF
- a CDS encoding sodium-dependent bicarbonate transport family permease, whose protein sequence is MIDPIILFFLLGATAGLLRSELRLPAAIYEFVSIVLLLAIGLKGGIELARQPFGSLLPQMLAVVALGFFLSLAAFPVLRYLGRFKRADAASLAAHYGSVSVGTYAVVVAYLGSRQIAFEEHMPLLLVLLEVPAIIVGIVLARGLSRETRWRSVAHEVFLGKSIVLLLGGLLIGWAAGPDGLSSIEPLFFDLFKGILALFLLEMGLITATQVGSLRRYGPFLMAFGIGMPLFSALVGTGLGWVLGLSIGGTAVLATLAASASYIAVPAAMRISVPEANPTLSLAASLGITFPFNVLFGIPIYHALAVWAHTFAKG
- a CDS encoding universal stress protein, which gives rise to MSHEKSVDGLNPAPGNSIVVGHDGSDGADYALATALGLADELQVAVVIVIVRAWSLSTAPRPPDWEFGYVSSFDEYAAAVDEGLVEDVRMIVDKHPMVPISYRAVHSSAAKSLIEISRNARMLVVGSRGRGGLAGMLLGSVGDQCVRHAACPVLVVRPRS
- a CDS encoding helix-turn-helix transcriptional regulator, with the protein product MATKDFDSGTPAGAAAETQWTFLTNHAHVLLTIARDPQIRMRDVATRVGVTERAAQKITADLVEAGYITRTRAGRRNSYTVATGRPFRHPVDAGHELDELLAVLVPESTSQP